Within Candidatus Dormiibacterota bacterium, the genomic segment TCTGTTCGTGGTGCTCGACGGTGTTGAGGATCCACGCAACCTGGGCGCGATTGTGAGGGTCGCCGCCGCGGCGGGAGCGCACGGCCTGTTCCTGCCCGAGCGCGGGGCCGCGGGTCTCACGCCGGTTGCCGTGAAGGCGGCCGCGGGGGCGGTCGAACGCCTGCCGGTGGCCCGCGTGAAGAACGTGGTATCGCTATTGAAGTCCTTGAAGGAGAGGAACATCTGGGTCGTTGGACTGGACAGCACGGGAGATTCCGCCTGGACCTCGTTCGATCTCACCTCCCCTGTCGCCCTGGTGCTCGGAGGGGAGGGAAGGGGGCTGCGACGGCTGGCGAGAGAGACCTGCGATGCCGTCCTCTCGATACCTATGGCGGGGGGTGTCGAATCGCTGAACCTGTCGGTGGCCGCCGGGGTCGTGCTGTTCGAGGCGGTCCGGCAGAGGCGGTCGGCCCGGAACCCGTAACTTTTTTTGGCAGGGGTCTTGCAGAGCGCGTAAACGCATGTTAGGATGCGGCGTTTGACTAGCTGGCGTAGCTCAGCGGGTAGAGCAGCTGATTTGTAATCAGCCGGTCGGGGGTTCAAATCCCTTCGCCAGCTCCAGCCCGCGCGAGCGGGCGTTTGTGTGTCAGGGCGTCGTTCTCAGGCGGTTTTTGTCGCGAACGGCGGCATGTCCGTGGGGAGATTCCCGAGCGGTCAAAGGGAGCAGACTGTAAATCTGCCGCCGTTGTGCTTCGGAGGTTCGAATCCTCCTCTCCCCACCACCCACCGAAGCGCGCAGCATGGGCGCGGCATGATTCAAGGGGCGGGCCGTGCGGGCGGGCGGCTGAACGGCAATCGGCAGGACGGAAGGGAGAC encodes:
- the rlmB gene encoding 23S rRNA (guanosine(2251)-2'-O)-methyltransferase RlmB, whose protein sequence is MSDRIFGIHPVLQALEAGKRGVTRVLVAASREDARIRQVLDAARAAGVPVVRQPDRLLDRLAEGESHQGVVAFVAGAAYADPDDLVGSAGPGALFVVLDGVEDPRNLGAIVRVAAAAGAHGLFLPERGAAGLTPVAVKAAAGAVERLPVARVKNVVSLLKSLKERNIWVVGLDSTGDSAWTSFDLTSPVALVLGGEGRGLRRLARETCDAVLSIPMAGGVESLNLSVAAGVVLFEAVRQRRSARNP